The Tenrec ecaudatus isolate mTenEca1 chromosome 9, mTenEca1.hap1, whole genome shotgun sequence genome window below encodes:
- the LOC142457117 gene encoding putative GTP-binding protein 6: MFQQEQQHLLKDRKARIKEALQNLVTKRRLLRQQLQGRELPTVAVMGYTNCMKTSLIQALTGDAATQPWDQLFATLDMTAYTGSLPSRLTVLYVDTIGFPSQLPNELVASFTATLVDVAYRLCRAGTSLMENLGYVLVFPSQSLETITLPDLPCLGF, translated from the exons ATGTTCCAGCAAGAGCAGCAGCATCTGCTGAAGGACAGGAAGGCACGGATCAAGGAGGCGCTGCAGAACCTTGTCACCAAACGGAGACTGCTGCGCCAGCAGCTGCAGGGCCGCGAGCTCCCCACGGTCGCCGTCATGGGGTACACAAACTGTA TGAAAACCAGCCTGATCCAGGCCTTGACGGGAGATGCAGCCACACAGCCTTGGGACCAGCTGTTTGCCACCCTGGACATGACAGCATACACGGGCTCCCTGCCCTCGCGCCTGACGGTGCTGTacgtggacaccatcggcttcccctcccagctgcCCAATGAGCTTGTTGCCTCCTTCACTGCCACCCTGGTGGATGTGGCTT ATAGGCTGTGTCGGGCTGGCACCAGCCTGATGGAGAACCTGGGCTACGTGTTGGTGTTTCcctcccagtccctggagaccatAACGTTGCCTGACCTGCCCTGCCTGGGCTtctga